In the genome of Planococcus donghaensis, the window ATCAATTGCGTACTTCCTGTGGCTTCACCAACTACTTCCATGTCTTCTTCTTGCGCGATTAATGTTTTTAAACCATCTCGTAAAATGGCGTGATCATCTACCAACAACACTTGAATCATCCTGTTTATCCCCCTTCAAAACCCATCTTTGGTATTCGTACGATAATTTCGGTTCCTTTTGTTTCACTGCTTTCAATTTGAAGTGTTGCACCAACTTTGGCAGCGTCTTCGTTCATTTGCAAAATTCCGTAATGGGGTTCTTTCATGGCCATTGTCATTGCTTCATACAATGAAAATCCAACACCATCATCTTTAATCTTTAGAAAAATTTGTTCTTTTTGATAGCTCAATAAAATATTCAATGAGCTTGCTTGAGCGTGTTTTATACAGTTTTGTATGCTTTCTTGTGTGATCGAGTAAATGACTTTTTCCGTCAATAAACTCAAGCGTGTTTGAATGCCACGTTGATCAAAGGAAATATCGAGTCCGTTATTGTGGCTCTTTTTAATCTCGGCGATCTTTTTTTGAATGGCCAAATCCAAACTAAGATTTTCCGTTGGATGCGGACGCAGTGCATAAATCGAATCACGGATTTCTTTCAATCCTTCGCGTAATGTGTTGTTGCTGTCGTTGATCATTTGCTCGGCTTCTTGTGGGTGAGAAGGGATTTTACGAGCTGCGCTATCGAATTTCATAACGGCACCCGCTAATGTTTGTGCAATGCCATCATGAATATCATGGGCAATACGATTGCGCTCTTCGAGTAAAATACGCTGTTCTTTTTCACTGAACAACAACTGGGTTTTTAAGAAAATCGCTAATTGGTTTGAGATGGTGGAAATCGAGTGAACGTCTTCGACCACAAAACTATTGGTGCGAATCTTCGTTAAAATAAGACAGCCGATCAATTCGTTATCTAATATTAACGGAGCATACACCGCGACTTGCATGTTTTTATCAAAGCAGCGAGAGAGTGGTGCCTGGTCTAGGTCTTGTTTATTAAAAACTTGTGTAGACCGGATTTGTTCCAACTTTGAAAAGTCCTCGCTTTGGAGTGTGTCGTTTAAATCTTCCCGGCTGCCTTCTGAGAAGGTCAAATGCCATTGGTCTTGATCATCTTTTGTGAACAAGAAACTTTCTTCGTAAAAAACAACATCACTCAACAAAAGTTTAATGTCTTTATCCCATTCTTTTGTGGGAATGGATTTGTTTAGTTCGGATGAAAAATGAAACAACGCTTTTAATCGTTGCTTATCGGCACGCAACCTCAAAATGGTTGAGCTGATAATTGCTAAAAAGATTAACGGAGACAAGAAGAAGAAATAAGAGAAAATATCCACTTCGCCGCGGTTTTGACTTCCTAAGTAATAAAGGAGAAAACCATAGACTAAGGAAATGCCAAAACTAAAAAGTTCGCCTCTGCCTTTTTCAGCCCAAATGGCAACGGTGTAT includes:
- a CDS encoding sensor histidine kinase — its product is MKKVTARHHSAQLFMMIISLMGWSLVVYALFHLPAIEKPFELLMLLSFIFICEHYPMPFRKGNSSLTFPIVFLTYLIYGIEMTIVLYFLGVLLTTWIYRRPLRIIFFNPAQLILSFMGAHWFQSMFMPLFSGPDISMNYISLFVFIALFYIINNFIIDIVLFLRPEKYTVAIWAEKGRGELFSFGISLVYGFLLYYLGSQNRGEVDIFSYFFFLSPLIFLAIISSTILRLRADKQRLKALFHFSSELNKSIPTKEWDKDIKLLLSDVVFYEESFLFTKDDQDQWHLTFSEGSREDLNDTLQSEDFSKLEQIRSTQVFNKQDLDQAPLSRCFDKNMQVAVYAPLILDNELIGCLILTKIRTNSFVVEDVHSISTISNQLAIFLKTQLLFSEKEQRILLEERNRIAHDIHDGIAQTLAGAVMKFDSAARKIPSHPQEAEQMINDSNNTLREGLKEIRDSIYALRPHPTENLSLDLAIQKKIAEIKKSHNNGLDISFDQRGIQTRLSLLTEKVIYSITQESIQNCIKHAQASSLNILLSYQKEQIFLKIKDDGVGFSLYEAMTMAMKEPHYGILQMNEDAAKVGATLQIESSETKGTEIIVRIPKMGFEGG